A genomic segment from Oncorhynchus clarkii lewisi isolate Uvic-CL-2024 chromosome 12, UVic_Ocla_1.0, whole genome shotgun sequence encodes:
- the LOC139421223 gene encoding uncharacterized protein has translation MFLLIIIFTNFGTLIADDAVSDGNLQCFNDYDKSMVCHFTTDKSKCAEYNMTLELLGSQNIGQNDCTFKEKERSNDVFKCGCSIDPMVLIIGEEFNATLWNSGKRLNSEVLCIKCSIKPKTPTIQKVKPTENGNFLVKWKTNYPDDAPFSKDLIAELSYRKKGETDEVSKNDSTTSHELLGRDLEPNTIYALKVRTYTDMSGRFSDWSEELEFTNPASSLKVLQIVIVFSCIAVIIITSALFWCSVRLKTKLWDNIPKCSNPDLLYMVPGVPKVLSPPKIPLSSIYVDSSKMDTEGKTWTNPSIVDGSSGRGSGSELDSSSSLGYAHTCPMSPEPSNVQIISHLQEALSKVFPSLVPLDGNPQSLLLAPPLTDDGTQMNCPESNRDIGVCSSDYNPVHFMSESGGSCGSSCYNNITYSPSVPLNSIQELTTSKTSSFPMQPLLFCNSSYRSGEAEVLKNAYPQLFLGTGQQDLNLSTNCAPLLQTEFSYHPCDGTSDDSETTTSAEDTSLIYGSNDSNVSEPHNVISVVAGYQSFSEAVGKDNERGTDAFMDVPLPLKGFQDVDREPLIYDVNPCYHSLSDPGCCLPPSDVDYQTLQSLGQNSPDQWVSDKLLNKCLETEIHQSSMGNMPLNVISNSQRGQYPIPGSPFLTAFCSDQAMQIDNDSSYHCV, from the exons AGGCCAGAATGATTGTACTTTCAAGGAAAAGGAGAGGTCCAATGATGTTTTCAAATGTGGATGCTCTATTGATCCAATGGTCCTTATTATTGGGGAGGAGTTTAATGCAACACTTTGGAATTCTGGGAAGCGTCTAAATTCCGAAGTCCTTTGTATCAAATGCAGCA TAAAACCCAAAACCCCCACCATCCAAAAGGTGAAACCAACAGAAAATGGGAATTTCCTGGTCAAATGGAAGACAAACTACCCTGATGATGCACCGTTTTCTAAGGACTTGATTGCCGAATTGAGCtacagaaagaaaggagaaaCAGATGAG GTGTCCAAAAATGACTCAACAACTTCCCATGAATTACTTGGCAGAGACTTGGAGCCAAACACCATTTATGCTCTGAAGGTCAGAACCTATACTGACATGAGCGGCCGTTTCAGTGACTGGAGTGAAGAATTGGAATTCACCAACC CTGCATCATCTCTGAAAGTACTCCAGATTGTCATTGTTTTCAGTTGCATTGCTGTTATCATCATCACAAGTGCTTTGTTTTGGTGCAGTGTTAG ACTCAAAACCAAGTTGTGGGATAATATTCCTAAATGTTCAAACCCAGACCTTTTGTATATGGTTCCAGGAGTGCCTAAG GTATTGTCTCCTCCCAAAATACCTTTATCCTCCATCTATGTTGATTCTTCAAAAATGGACACTGAAGGAAAAACATG GACAAACCCCTCGATAGTAGATGGGAGCAGTGGAAGAGGTAGTGGCTCAGAGCTTGACTCATCATCTTCCCTGGGTTATGCCCACACATGTCCCATGAGCCCGGAGCCTAGTAATGTGCAGATCATTAGCCATCTTCAAGAGGCCCTGAGCAAAGTCTTTCCCAGCCTTGTTCCTTTGGACGGGAATCCTCAGTCATTGCTTTTAGCCCCTCCTTTGACAGATGATGGTACACAAATGAACTGCCCTGAGTCAAATAGAGACATTGGTGTGTGTTCATCTGACTACAATCCTGTTCATTTCATGAGTGAGTCTGGAGGCTCTTGTGGGTCGTCTTGTTACAACAATATTACCTACTCCCCCTCAGTGCCCCTCAACTCCATTCAAGAGTTAACAACAAGCAAGACCTCCTCATTTCCTATGCAGCCTCTGCTCTTTTGTAACTCCTCCTACCGTTCTGGTGAGGCTGAAGTGTTGAAAAATGCCTATCCACAGCTGTTTCTTGGTACTGGTCAACAAGACCTTAACTTGTCCACTAACTGTGCACCCCTCTTGCAAACCGAGTTTTCATATCACCCGTGTGATGGCACCAGTGATGATTCAGAGACTACCACGTCAGCAGAGGACACCAGTCTGATCTATGGCTCTAATGACAGCAATGTGTCCGAACCTCACAATGTTATCAGTGTCGTTGCTGGATATCAGAGCTTCAGTGAGGCGGTCGGTAAGGACAATGAGAGAGGAACTGATGCCTTCATGGATGTGCCACTGCCACTTAAGGGTTTCCAGGATGTGGACAGAGAGCCACTGATTTACGATGTGAATCCATGTTACCACAGCCTGTCTGACCCTGGATGCTGCCTCCCCCCGAGTGACGTCGATTATCAGACTTTACAGAGCCTGGGACAAAATAGCCCAGATCAGTGGGTTTCAGACAAACTGCTGAACAAGTGTTTGGAGACTGAGATCCATCAAAGCTCCATGGGGAACATGCCTCTAAATGTCATATCCAACTCACAGAGAGGACAATATCCGATACCTGGAAGTCCCTTTCTTACTGCTTTCTGTTCAGACCAAGCAATGCAAATAGACAATGACAGCTCCTATCATTGTGTGTGA